Part of the Melitaea cinxia chromosome 14, ilMelCinx1.1, whole genome shotgun sequence genome is shown below.
TATTGGATTTCGTCAACGCTCTTACCCTTCGTCTCTGGGACGATGaagaatatgaaaataaatccCACGAGCATAATTCCAGCGAACACCCAAAATACCTGACCTGGACCGATAGCGGTGTTCAATGAATTGAAAGTACTCGTGACTGTGAAACTGAGAAGCCAGTTGAAGGTACCAGCAGTCGAGCTGACAAACGCTTTGATATCGATCAAGCACAACTCTCCAGCCATCATCCAGGGTATCGGTCCGAAGCCGAGGGAAAACGCAACGAAGAATAACGAGAGCGAGAGTAATGGCAACCACGAAATAGCTTGAACTATCGACGCGTCATCTCCGTGAGTTTCttttaaaaagaagaaaactcCCAAGGCTGTTGAACACAAGCACATAACCAGAGCTGAGAATAGAAGCAAAACACGTCTGCCGAGTCTATCGACAGCTAAACTTGAGACAAACGTGGCTACGACTTGTATGACTCCGACAATAATGGTCGCAATCGCAGCCGGTATGGTCGCGCCCGCGCTCGTAAATATCGcagaagtattaaaaattacagcATTTATGCCAGAAAACTGTTGGAACAACATAAGCGCGTAGCAGATCAACAACGCCTTAAGTGCCGTTTTCTTAGTTATCGATGATAAGAATGACACAGGGTTGTTTCTAGTGTCTTCAGCTTTGTTCTGAAGTTTAGTCAGTTCGCTATCGACGTCGTAATTCTGACCTCGAAGTTTGACTAGCGCTTCTCTGGCATCATCCAACCTGCCCTTCATGACTAAAAAGTTCGGACTCTCGGGCATAAAGAAGAATACCACACAGAATACTATAGGTATGATCGTGCAGAGAATATTGAACACGAAAACGCTGGTATAACTACCGACCGCATAGGCGAAAAGTATACCGACAGTTATCATCAATTGGAAATAGCTACCCAAAGTCCCTCGTATCGAATCCTGTGCTATTTCACTTGTGTATGCCGGTGCGGTGACACAGAAGGCACCGCCAGCAACGCCAGTGATAAATCTTCCAACCATTAAAGTCGCGACATTTGGTGCAAAGGTTATAAGCAACCAGCCCAAGGTAAATGGTAGTGTCAGTAGAAGCATGGTTTTCTTTCGTCCTATGGCATCCATGACCAGACCAATGGGGAAACATACGGCTGCAGCTCCAAGGTTTATCAAGGAAGAGACCCAGTCACCATTGGATGATGATACTTCGAAAGGGTAGTCCGTGCTGTTTGCTTGAGTTATCTTGAAAACAACGGGCGATGACCAACCGAGCATAGAACCAGCGGCCAGGGCTCCAAGAGTGGctggaataataaaaatataaattacaattttgtttgaaatttatggTCATAATGCTCACAATGTTGccagttttataattattatgaacatatttttatgaCTTATTTTCATGTGTAAGTAACCTATTTTAAGTTTAGTGTTAGTAATgtttgtacaataaaattatgtgcATTTTTACACAAGCGTAT
Proteins encoded:
- the LOC123659565 gene encoding facilitated trehalose transporter Tret1, yielding MAEVGVSQAVLVEPKEDTGRKLPQYIAALSATLGALAAGSMLGWSSPVVFKITQANSTDYPFEVSSSNGDWVSSLINLGAAAVCFPIGLVMDAIGRKKTMLLLTLPFTLGWLLITFAPNVATLMVGRFITGVAGGAFCVTAPAYTSEIAQDSIRGTLGSYFQLMITVGILFAYAVGSYTSVFVFNILCTIIPIVFCVVFFFMPESPNFLVMKGRLDDAREALVKLRGQNYDVDSELTKLQNKAEDTRNNPVSFLSSITKKTALKALLICYALMLFQQFSGINAVIFNTSAIFTSAGATIPAAIATIIVGVIQVVATFVSSLAVDRLGRRVLLLFSALVMCLCSTALGVFFFLKETHGDDASIVQAISWLPLLSLSLFFVAFSLGFGPIPWMMAGELCLIDIKAFVSSTAGTFNWLLSFTVTSTFNSLNTAIGPGQVFWVFAGIMLVGFIFIFFIVPETKGKSVDEIQYMLGAEPETQNTSEKN